Proteins encoded by one window of Panicum virgatum strain AP13 chromosome 7N, P.virgatum_v5, whole genome shotgun sequence:
- the LOC120681344 gene encoding uncharacterized protein LOC120681344 gives MSAGSSKKVACVTGGSGYIGSALVKMLLEKGYAVKTTVRNPDDMAKNSHLKDLQALGQLEVLRADLDEEGSFDEAVAGCDYVFLVACPMNLKSENPEVEQIEPAVRGTLNVMRSCAKAGTLKRVILTSSAAAIIRRPELQGDGHVLDEEFWSNVEYLSANKPGFWGYPVSKVLMEKEATRFAEEHGISLVTVCPVVTVGAAPAPSSSTSVPNCLSLLSGDEAEFAVLRGIERGSGTVALVHVDDVCRAELFVAEEPAAAGRYLCSSLGTTVLELARFLAHKYPQYPVKTELLSDDLLEKPRVRLSSAKLVSEGFEYKYKTLDGMYDGMIEYGKALGILPNFLIDHTIPVGANKNLWLACGFSLELSNSTIHEVADLPALCARIIIMLEELVISVPLVWQPTQVHLTTVTTMAAPGFVKTACVTGGNGYIASALVKMLLQKGYAVKTTVRDPGDMEKNSHLKRLQALGHLEVLRADLGVEGSFDEAVAGCHYAFLVAAPVNLASENPEEELIGPAVRGTLNVLRSCAKAGTVKRVILTSSAATVVPSGSGSPRGDGGGRVLDEETWPDVDYLVANKPLTWGYCVSKVLLEKAACRFAEEHGISLVTVCPAVTVGAAPATKVHISVPASLSLLSGDEASLGALRGAEALFGAVPMVGVDDLCRAEIFVAEEEASSGRYICCGLNTTVVELARFLAHKYPQYSVKTNLSGELLEKPRVRLSSAKLVKEGFQFKYRTLDDMYDDVVEYGRALGILAS, from the exons ATGTCGGCGGGCAGCAGCAAGAAGGTGGCCTGCGTCACCGGAGGCAGCGGGTACATCGGCTCCGCGCTCGTCAAGATGCT GTTGGAGAAAGGGTATGCCGTGAAGACGACGGTTAGGAACCCCG ATGACATGGCGAAGAACTCCCACCTCAAGGACCTGCAGGCGCTTGGTCAGCTGGAGGTCCTCCGCGCGGATTTGGACGAGGAAGGGAGCTTCGATGAGGCCGTCGCCGGCTGCGACTACGTCTTCCTCGTCGCTTGTCCCATGAACCTCAAGTCCGAGAATCCTGAG GTAGAGCAGATCGAGCCAGCTGTCCGGGGAACCTTGAACGTGATGAGGTCGTGCGCCAAGGCCGGGACGCTGAAGCGCGTGATCCTGACCTCGTCGGCGGCCGCGATCATTAGGAGGCCGGAGCTGCAAGGCGACGGGCATGTGCTGGACGAGGAGTTCTGGTCTAACGTCGAGTACCTCTCTGCCAACAAGCCTGGTTTCTGG GGATACCCGGTGTCCAAGGTCCTCATGGAGAAGGAGGCGACCAGATTCGCTGAGGAGCACGGCATCAGCCTCGTCACCGTCTGCCCCGTGGTCACCgtcggcgccgcgccggcgccgagctccAGCACCAGCGTCCCCAACTGCCTCTCCCTCCTATCCG GCGACGAGGCGGAGTTCGCCGTGCTGAGAGGCATCGAGAGGGGGTCCGGCACGGTGGCGCTGGTCCACGTCGACGACGTCTGCCGCGCCGAGCTGTTCGTCGCCGAggagccggcggccgcggggaggtACCTCTGCTCCAGCCTCGGCACCACCGTCCTCGAGCTCGCACGCTTCCTGGCACACAAGTACCCGCAGTACCCCGTGAAAACTGAACTGCT CTCCGACGACCTGCTCGAGAAGCCAAGAGTGCGCCTGTCGTCGGCGAAGCTGGTGAGCGAAGGGTTCGAGTACAAGTACAAGACGCTAGATGGGATGTACGACGGCATGATCGAGTACGGCAAGGCTTTGGGAATTCTCCCCAACT TCCTGATTGACCACACGATACCAGTTGGTGCAAACAAAAACCTTTGGCTTGCATGCGGCTTTTCTCTGGAGCTCTCGAACAGTACGATCCATGAAGTCGCCGACCTGCCTGCACTGTGTGCGCGTATAATAATAATGCTGGAGGAGCTAGTTATTAGTGTTCCTCTAGTGTGGCAACCAACACAGGTGCACCTGACCACAGTTACAACCATGGCGGCGCCAGGGTTCGTGAAGACGGCGTGCGTCACCGGAGGCAACGGGTACATCGCCTCAGCGCTGGTGAAGATGCTGCTGCAGAAGGGATACGCTGTCAAGACGACCGTCAGGGACCCTG GTGACATGGAGAAGAACTCCCACTTGAAGCGCTTGCAGGCGCTCGGGCACTTGGAGGTGCTCCGCGCCGACTTGGGCGTGGAGGGCAGCTTCGACGAGGCGGTCGCCGGCTGCCACTACGCCTTCCTCGTCGCCGCTCCGGTGAACCTCGCGTCGGAGAATCCCGAG GAAGAGCTTATCGGGCCTGCTGTCCGTGGGACCCTGAACGTGCTGAGGTCGTGCGCCAAAGCGGGGACGGTGAAGCGCGTGATCCTGACCTCGTCGGCGGCCACGGTGGTCCCCAGCGGCAGCGGGTCGCCgcgaggagacggcggcggacgTGTGCTGGACGAGGAGACCTGGCCCGACGTCGACTACCTCGTAGCCAACAAGCCTCTAACATGG GGATACTGTGTCTCCAAGGTGCTCTTGGAGAAGGCGGCGTGCAGGTTCGCGGAGGAGCACGGCATCAGCCTCGTCACCGTCTGCCCCGCCGTCACcgtcggcgcggcgccggccacgAAGGTCCACATCAGCGTCCCCGCTAGCCTCTCCCTGCTCTCCG GTGACGAAGCATCCCTCGGCGCGCTCAGAGGCGCCGAGGCGCTGTTCGGTGCTGTGCCCATGGTCGGCGTCGACGACCTCTGCCGCGCCGAGATATTcgtcgccgaggaggaggcgtcCTCAGGGAGGTACATCTGCTGCGGCCTGAACACGACCGTCGTCGAGCTCGCCCGTTTCCTGGCGCACAAGTATCCTCAGTACAGCGTCAAAACAAATCT CTCCGGGGAGCTTCTTGAGAAGCCGAGAGTGCGCCTGTCGTCAGCGAAGCTGGTCAAGGAAGGGTTCCAGTTCAAGTACAGGACCCTGGATGACATGTACGACGACGTCGTCGAGTACGGCAGGGCCCTGGGAATTTTAGCCAGCTGA
- the LOC120682923 gene encoding anthocyanidin reductase ((2S)-flavan-3-ol-forming)-like — translation MAAAAGDERKKTACVTGGNGYIASLLIKMLLEKGYVVKTTVRHPEDKEANSHLEDLKKLGTLEVFRADLAEEGSYDAAVAGCDYAFLLAAPVNYTSKNPEKELIELGVQGTLNVLRSCVKAGTVKRVILTSSTAAVSSKPLEGDGHVLDEESFSDVEYLSAKRTGLWAYPVSKVLLEKAATRFAAEHGISLVTLCPSVTVGEAPDRQVYTTVPAILSLLSGDEAELKVLKGIERASGSVPLVHVRDVCRAEIFAAEAEAVAGRYICNGLDTTILEMARFLAAKYPQYNVNTDISGDLLAKPVALLPSTKLEKAGFEFKFRTLEHIYDDMVEYGKALGILPNS, via the exons atggcggccgcggcaggCGACGAGAGGAAGAAGACGGCGTGCGTGACCGGGGGGAACGGGTACATCGCGTCGTTGCTCATCAAGATGCTGCTGGAGAAGGGATACGTCGTCAAGACGACGGTCAGGCACCCCG AGGACAAGGAGGCCAACTCCCACCTCGAGGACCTCAAGAAGCTCGGCACACTGGAGGTGTTCCGCGCCGACCTGGCCGAGGAAGGCAGCtacgacgccgccgtcgccggctgcGACTACgccttcctcctcgccgccccgGTCAACTACACGTCCAAGAATCCCGAG AAAGAGCTGATCGAGCTCGGTGTCCAAGGCACGCTCAACGTCCTGCGGTCCTGCGTCAAGGCCGGCACGGTGAAGCGCGTGATCCTGacctcctcgacggcggcggtctCCAGCAAGCCGCTGGAAGGCGACGGGCACGTGCTGGACGAGGAGTCCTTCTCCGACGTCGAGTACCTCTCCGCCAAAAGGACTGGCCTCTGG GCGTACCCGGTGTCCAAGGTGCTCCTGGAGAAGGCGGCGACCAGGTTCGCGGCGGAGCACGGCATCAGCCTGGTGACCCTGTGCCCGTCCGTCAccgtcggcgaggcgcccgacCGGCAGGTGTACACCACCGTCCCCGCCATCCTCTCCCTGCTGTCCGGCGACGAGGCGGAGCTGAAGGTGCTCAAGGGCATCGAGAGGGCCTCAGGCTCGGTGCCGCTCGTGCACGTGCGCGACGTCTGCCGCGCCGAGATCTTCGCCGCCGAGGCGGAGGCCGTCGCCGGCAGGTACATCTGCAACGGCCTCGACACGACCATCCTCGAGATGGCCCGCTTCCTGGCGGCCAAGTACCCGCAGTACAACGTGAACACGGACAT CTCCGGCGACCTCCTGGCGAAGCCGGTAGCGCTGCTGCCGTCGAcgaagctggagaaggcggggttcGAGTTCAAGTTCAGGACGCTGGAGCACATCTACGACGACATGGTGGAGTACGGCAAGGCCCTTGGGATCCTGCCCAACTCATGA